In Mycolicibacter virginiensis, the DNA window GCCCGCGAGCTCGCGCTGGGCCTGCTGGACCGCGTCGGGCTGAAGAACAAGGCCGCCTCGCGCCCGTCGGCGCTCTCCGGCGGCCAGCAACAACGGGTGGCGATCGCCCGGGCGCTGGCGATGCAGCCGCAGGTGATGCTTTTCGACGAGGCCACCTCGGCGCTGGACCCGGAGTTGGTCAAGGGGATCCTGGCGTTGATCGCCGAACTCGGCGCCGACGGCATGACGATGGTCGTGGTCACCCATGAGATGGGCTTCGCCCGCTCCGCGTCGGACACGGTGGTCTTCATGGACCGGGGCAGGGTCGTGGAGTCCGGCCCGCCGGATCAGCTGTTCGACAACGCAGCGACGGAGCGGCTGCAGAAGTTCCTGTCCCAAGTGTTGTGACAGCAACCTTCGCAGACCTATCACCCCTCGTGGGGACCGCCGGTTAGACTGGCGAACTATGACGGAGAGCACTGCCGATACGCCGCAGGTGACGGCGATCGCGGAAGGCTTGCACCGCTCGCTGTCCAAACTCTTTTCGATACTGCGGCGCGGCGACATCAGCAGAGGCACGCCGACCGGCGAGTTGACCCTGGCTCAGCTGTCGATCCTGATCACGCTGCTGAATCGCGGCCCCATCCGCATGACCGAGCTGGCCGCTCACGAACGGGTCCGCACCCCCACCACCACGGTGGCGATCCGCCGCCTGGAGAAGATCGGCCTGGTCAAGCGCAGCCGGGATCCGTCCGATCTGCGGGCGGTGCTGGTTGACATCACCCCCGAAGGCCTGGCCAGCCACCGCGAGTCGCTGGCAAACCGGCACGCCGCGCTGGCGGCGATGCTGAGCAAGCTCAGCCAGGAAGACCTGGACACCCTGACCCGGGCGCTCGAGCCCCTGGAGCGCCTGGCCACCTGTGACGGTGTCGAACCGGCAGCCGCCGGCGATGCGGGCTGCCCCATGGATTGCGGTTGATGCCGACTGCTCTGATCACCGGAGCCGGCGGCGGTATCGGTTCGGCGATAGCGGCGGCATTGGCGCCCACCCACACCCTATTGCTCGCCGGTCGGCCATCAGCGCGTCTCGACGCGGTGGCCGAAAGGCTCGGTGCCACCACCTGGCCGCTCGACCTGGCCGACATCGACGGGATCGACGCAGCCACCGAGATCGTCGACGAACTCGACGTCTTGGTGCACAACGCCGGGGTGATGCTGCCGGGTGCTGCCGGCGAGTCCTATATCGAGGAGTGGCGGGCCACGTTCGAGGTGAACGTATTCGGTGCGGTGGCCCTGACCCTGGCTCTGTTACCCGCGTTGCGGGCGGCCCGCGGGCAGGTGGTCTTCATCAACTCCGGTGCCGGACACCGGGTTTCCCCGGGAATGGCGTCGTATTCGGCGAGCAAGTTCGCGCTGCGGGCGTTCGCGGATTCACTGCGCAGTGACGAGCCGGCACTACGGGTCACCACCGTGTACCCGGGCCGGGTCGACACCGACATGCAGCAAGACCTGGTCGCCTATGAGGGCGGCGAGTACGACCCGGCCCGCTTCCTGCGTCCCGACACCGTGGCCGAAGTGGTGGCCGCCGCGATACGCACACCCGCCGAGGCACAGCTGCAAGAAGTGGTGATCCGGCCGCGCTGAGCTATCGGGTTTCCTGCCGCCGCACCCGGAACAATTTGGTCTCGCCCTCCACACCCTTCAGTGCACGGGTTCCAACAAACGACCAGGCGTACCCCGGGGCCTCCCCGATGGCCTCGCGGGCCGCGCCCTCCGTCATGACCTCGCCGGGCTCGGCGACGCTGGTGACCCGGCTCGCGACATTGACCGGGCTGCCGAACCAATCCCGGGCGCGGCTCACCGCCCATCCCGACGCGATACCGGCCCGCAGTTGCGGCAGGTCGGGGTCGTCGGCGGCGCGGTCCAGCAGCTGCAGCGTGGCGCCGAGCAGCTTCGCGGCGTCGGACGACACCAGCATCACCGCATCGCCGATCGTCTTGACCAGCCGCACCGGAGGGTTGACCACCTCGTGCGCCAGATCGGCAAGGCGTTCAACGAGTCCCACCAGTTCCTCGGGCGGTATCGCCTCGCCCAGCCGGGTGAACCCGACCATGTCGGCGAAGGCCACCGCGAGCTGCCGCGCCCCGGGCAGCGCAACCCCGGCCGCCCGCTCGGTGGCGTTGACCTCCTCACCTTCCAGCACCCGCCGCAGCTGGACAAACAGAATGTCGCGAATCATGTCCCCCAACAAGGGGATAACGGTTCGCACGATCTCCTCGTGGGCTTTGGCGACCTCAAGCTCGGTGAGGCCCGGCCGCATGATCGCCGATATGGTGCTGTACCGGAACGCCGGAACCGCCCGGGATATGCCCTCGGAAAGCCGGCGGATCATCAGCAGCACCTGGCCCGGGTCCAGACCGGCCCCGACAAGTCGCTGCAATCGCACGGCGGCCTCGCCGTCGGCCCGCAAAAGCAGGGCGGCATCGGGATCATCCAACCGCGGCAGCCCCAGCGCACGTTCGATGCCCTGCAACAGGGCCAGATCAATGCCGTGGTCGGCGCTGACCGCACGTTCTGACACGTATTTGCCGTCGTCGCCCAGCGCACGATGCGCCGGCATCAGCATCGGCGCCACCTTGGCGCGGATCTGGTCCAGCCCGAAGCCCTCCTCCAGCAACCAGACCACCAGCTCGGCACGCTCCTCGCGGGCACTGGCATCCAGACCGTCGAACAGCCCCAGCTCCGCCAGCGTCTCGTGGAATGCTCCGCTCTCGGCCCACATCCTGTCGCCTCAAATCGTTGCCACACCGCCAGGTTGGCCGGCCATCCGTACCCCGGGTGCACCCGCAGGACGTGGTGGTCCGGCCGCCCCGGCCCGGTTGATTCGGGTCAGCCGATGATGCCCGCCCGGACCTGGTCGGCTACCTTGAGCGCCTGATCGGACACGATCCCGCTGCTGCACACCAGAACCTCGATGGCCGCGTTGGACTTTCCGGTGATCACGTGCGAGCACGTCGAGTGGTCCGAGACCCGGTTGGTGCGTACCGCGAAGCCGTCGCCGGCCTCCGACGGGGTCTGCACGTACCACTGCTCGTCGTCTTGGCCGGGCAGCGTCAGGTTGACCTGGTCACCGGCGCAGTTCTGCCAGGACTGCGCGGTCTCGCTCACGAAGTCCGACGCGGCCTCTTCGGTGGGGAACGCGGCGATCACCGTCGTAACCCGCACCCGAACCGGACCGGTCACATCGCTGGTGAGGGTCTGCAGATCGATCCCGCGGAATGAAGTGCCGCCATAAGTCGATTCGGTTGCCGGATAGACCGCCCCGACACACCCCTTCTCAATGGACTTGTAGTTCCGCAGCCCGTTGGCGTGGTCGGTGACGGTCAGCGAGGGGTTCCGCAGTCCGGGACCGGCGAAGATGCTGTTGAGCGATGCGGGGTCGGGCTGCAGCGCCGCGAGGTCACCGGCCTCGACCGGGGCGGCGACGGCCGGCGCCGCAAGCACCCACCCGGCCGCAGCGATGGCGGCGGTGAACATGCCCAGAGTGTGCGAATCGCGCATGGCGAGCTGACCTTTCGT includes these proteins:
- a CDS encoding amino acid ABC transporter ATP-binding protein, whose product is MTAPSDREPVSLAAKGIQLSFGKHQVLRGVDLDVPAGATAAVIGPSGSGKSTMLRTLNRLHEPDAGDVLLGGRSVLADDPDELRQRIGMVFQHFNLFPHRSVLDNITLAPRKLRGMSDDAARELALGLLDRVGLKNKAASRPSALSGGQQQRVAIARALAMQPQVMLFDEATSALDPELVKGILALIAELGADGMTMVVVTHEMGFARSASDTVVFMDRGRVVESGPPDQLFDNAATERLQKFLSQVL
- a CDS encoding MarR family winged helix-turn-helix transcriptional regulator → MTESTADTPQVTAIAEGLHRSLSKLFSILRRGDISRGTPTGELTLAQLSILITLLNRGPIRMTELAAHERVRTPTTTVAIRRLEKIGLVKRSRDPSDLRAVLVDITPEGLASHRESLANRHAALAAMLSKLSQEDLDTLTRALEPLERLATCDGVEPAAAGDAGCPMDCG
- a CDS encoding SDR family oxidoreductase, with product MPTALITGAGGGIGSAIAAALAPTHTLLLAGRPSARLDAVAERLGATTWPLDLADIDGIDAATEIVDELDVLVHNAGVMLPGAAGESYIEEWRATFEVNVFGAVALTLALLPALRAARGQVVFINSGAGHRVSPGMASYSASKFALRAFADSLRSDEPALRVTTVYPGRVDTDMQQDLVAYEGGEYDPARFLRPDTVAEVVAAAIRTPAEAQLQEVVIRPR
- a CDS encoding adenylate/guanylate cyclase domain-containing protein; its protein translation is MWAESGAFHETLAELGLFDGLDASAREERAELVVWLLEEGFGLDQIRAKVAPMLMPAHRALGDDGKYVSERAVSADHGIDLALLQGIERALGLPRLDDPDAALLLRADGEAAVRLQRLVGAGLDPGQVLLMIRRLSEGISRAVPAFRYSTISAIMRPGLTELEVAKAHEEIVRTVIPLLGDMIRDILFVQLRRVLEGEEVNATERAAGVALPGARQLAVAFADMVGFTRLGEAIPPEELVGLVERLADLAHEVVNPPVRLVKTIGDAVMLVSSDAAKLLGATLQLLDRAADDPDLPQLRAGIASGWAVSRARDWFGSPVNVASRVTSVAEPGEVMTEGAAREAIGEAPGYAWSFVGTRALKGVEGETKLFRVRRQETR
- a CDS encoding sensor domain-containing protein → MRDSHTLGMFTAAIAAAGWVLAAPAVAAPVEAGDLAALQPDPASLNSIFAGPGLRNPSLTVTDHANGLRNYKSIEKGCVGAVYPATESTYGGTSFRGIDLQTLTSDVTGPVRVRVTTVIAAFPTEEAASDFVSETAQSWQNCAGDQVNLTLPGQDDEQWYVQTPSEAGDGFAVRTNRVSDHSTCSHVITGKSNAAIEVLVCSSGIVSDQALKVADQVRAGIIG